The genomic window TGGTCCCGATCCTGCTGCTGCGGATCATCGGCCTGGTCGGCTGGCCGGTGCTCGCGCTGGCCGCGGTCTTCCTGCCGTACCGGCGGCGCACGTTCTACCGCTGGTTCGAGATCAACCGCACCTACCGCCGTACGCTGCGGGTCTCGCCGACCTACCGCTCCACGGTGCAGGAGGCGGGCACCACGATGGACGGGCGGGAGATCGAGGTGGGGCCGCCGCCGGGGATCGGGCGGATCAGCTGGCTCGCCGCGCCCTTCGGGCCCGACGAGATCGCCGTGCTGCTGCACGTGGACCGCCGTACGGTGACCGCGGCCATCGAGATCGAGGGCCCCGGCGTGGGGCTGCGCGACAGCGAGGACCAGGAAGCCCTGGTGGAGCGGTTCGGCACCCTGCTCAAGCACGTGGCCAACGGCGACGGCTTCGTCACCCGGCTGCAGATGCTGGCCCGTACGCTGCCCGCCGACCCCGACGCGCACGCCAAGGACGTCGCCCAGCGCGGCGACCCGGACGCCGACCGGTGGCTGAAGGAGTCCTACGAGCAGCTGCAGTCGATGGTCTCGACGTCGTCGGAGCAGCACCGGGCGTATCTGGTGGCGTGCATGCACTTCACCCGCGAACTGGCCGCCGAGGGCAACGCCATGGCCCGCGCCACGTCGGTGCGCGGCACCAAGGTCGACAAGGACGCCGGCCTCGCCGCGGTGATGGCCCGCGAGCTCAACGACATCTGCGCCCGCCTCGCCGAGGCCGACATCCGGGTCAGGCAGCCGCTGGGCCAGGCACGGCTGTCGTCGCTGGTGCACTCGATGTACGACCCCGACCACCCCATCGACCACATCCAGGCGATGACCAGGCGCAACGCCTGGCCGGCCGAACTGGACGCGACCGAGCCGACGTTCCTGCAGGCCAAGACGCGCGAGTCGATGACCAGGGCGCCCTGGCACCACTCCACGGCCTGGATCAAGGAGTGGCCGATGACGCCGGTCGGGGTGAACTTCCTGGCGCCGCTACTGGTGCACACCCCGGACGTGATCCGTACGGTCGCGGTGACGATGGACCTCGAACCGACCGACGTGGCGATCGAGCGGATGCTCACCGAGAAGACCAACGACGACGCCGAGGCCAGCCGGGCCGCGAAGATGAACCGGGTGGTGGACCCGCGGGACATCGCCCACCACGGCCGGATCGACCAGCGCGGCGAGGATCTGGCCAGCGGTGCCGCGGGGGTGAACCTGGTGGGGTACATCACGGTGTCCTCGCGCTCCGCGGAAGCGCTGGCGCGCGACAAGCGCACCATCCGTGCTTCCGCTGGTAAGTCGTATTTGAAGCTCGAGTGGTGCGATCGTGAGCACCACAGGGCATTCGTCAACACGTTGCCGTTCGCGACCGGCATCCGCCGCTAGGTCCGCCAGGACCGCCATCCGAGGAGAGGCCACCGCCATGCCCATGCTGGACCCTCTTGCGGCGCTCACCGACGCGTTCACCAGCTTCCTGTTCGGCCGGGTCGAGTCGACCCGGCTGCCGGTGCGCACCTCCACCGGACAGGCGCAGGCGGTCTACCTGCCCACCGCGGCGCCCGGCCTCGGCGACTCCGGGGTGATCATCGGCCGCGAGGTCTACTCCGGGAAGGGCTACATCTACGACCCCTTCCAGCTCTACGGCCAGCAGCTGCCCGCCCCGCACTGGCTGGTGCTCGGCGAGTCCGGCAACGGCAAGTCGGCGCTGGAGAAGACCTACGTCCTGCGCCAGCTGCGCTTCCGCGACCGGCAGGTGGTGGTGCTCGACGCGCAGGGCGAGGACGGCGTCGGCGAGTGGAACCTGATCGCCCGGGCGATGGGCCTGACCCCGATCCGGCTGGACCCGATGGCGGCCCTGGACGGCGGGATCAAGCTCAACCCGCTGGACCCGGCGAT from Streptomyces sp. NBC_01198 includes these protein-coding regions:
- a CDS encoding SCO6880 family protein, whose protein sequence is MTTQPFAQPRRTYLIGKARPNAIVGKNRETGEIVLIVLGAGLGMLNGLLVPILLLRIIGLVGWPVLALAAVFLPYRRRTFYRWFEINRTYRRTLRVSPTYRSTVQEAGTTMDGREIEVGPPPGIGRISWLAAPFGPDEIAVLLHVDRRTVTAAIEIEGPGVGLRDSEDQEALVERFGTLLKHVANGDGFVTRLQMLARTLPADPDAHAKDVAQRGDPDADRWLKESYEQLQSMVSTSSEQHRAYLVACMHFTRELAAEGNAMARATSVRGTKVDKDAGLAAVMARELNDICARLAEADIRVRQPLGQARLSSLVHSMYDPDHPIDHIQAMTRRNAWPAELDATEPTFLQAKTRESMTRAPWHHSTAWIKEWPMTPVGVNFLAPLLVHTPDVIRTVAVTMDLEPTDVAIERMLTEKTNDDAEASRAAKMNRVVDPRDIAHHGRIDQRGEDLASGAAGVNLVGYITVSSRSAEALARDKRTIRASAGKSYLKLEWCDREHHRAFVNTLPFATGIRR